A window of the Puniceicoccaceae bacterium genome harbors these coding sequences:
- a CDS encoding EVE domain-containing protein, with the protein MAYWLFKTEPFQFSWDDLKTSDRQTTTWDGIRNYQARNFLRDNVKLGDKVLFYHSRVDPPGIVGIAVVTREAYADPSAWNPKSQYYDAKSSPDNIRWLMVDVTFSQDFPRMVTLEQMKNEPDLSDMLVVKRGQRLSIQPVEERHFRKVCSMGGLNE; encoded by the coding sequence ATGGCTTACTGGCTCTTCAAAACCGAACCCTTCCAATTTTCGTGGGACGATCTCAAAACATCGGACCGACAAACCACCACCTGGGACGGGATTCGAAATTACCAGGCCCGCAACTTCCTGCGTGACAATGTCAAACTTGGAGACAAGGTGCTCTTCTATCATTCCAGGGTGGATCCTCCGGGTATTGTGGGTATCGCAGTCGTGACCCGTGAGGCCTATGCCGATCCCAGCGCATGGAACCCGAAATCTCAGTATTATGATGCCAAATCCTCTCCCGACAACATTCGCTGGTTGATGGTGGATGTAACTTTCTCCCAGGATTTCCCGCGCATGGTCACGTTGGAACAGATGAAAAACGAACCCGATCTCAGCGACATGCTCGTCGTCAAACGCGGGCAACGCCTCTCGATCCAACCCGTTGAAGAACGCCATTTTCGCAAAGTTTGTTCCATGGGAGGGTTGAATGAGTGA
- the dinB gene encoding DNA polymerase IV: MRKIIHIDMDCFFAAVEIRDRPELAKKPVAVGGTRARGVLTTCNYHARKFGCHSGMPAFQALQRCPQLILLPTNFEKYQFESKRIRSIFADYTERIEPLSLDEAYLDVSEITDRYAWDVAKEIRQRIRAETGLTASAGIAGNKLLAKIASDWRKPDGQFAVLPEQVDAFMKTLPVGKIWGVGKRTRERLASRGIETCGQLQQLSELEMLQEFGSFGESLFWLCRGVDTREVVVERERKSMSTETTFANDLQEIEQAVSELRRLSNELAVEFERSRHRSRRITTGFVKLKFSDFQTTTRAGACHQIDPAHFETLLRQAWDRGNGKVRLLGVGVRFAPAVSPPDDQMVLELMPGDASME; this comes from the coding sequence ATGCGCAAAATCATCCACATCGACATGGATTGCTTTTTTGCAGCGGTCGAGATCCGGGATCGTCCCGAATTGGCGAAGAAACCCGTTGCGGTGGGCGGAACTCGTGCGCGTGGAGTGCTGACGACGTGCAACTATCACGCAAGGAAGTTTGGCTGCCATTCCGGCATGCCCGCCTTTCAGGCGTTGCAGCGCTGTCCGCAGCTCATCTTGCTTCCGACAAATTTTGAAAAATACCAATTTGAATCGAAACGGATTCGCTCGATTTTTGCGGACTATACTGAACGCATCGAACCCCTCTCGCTCGATGAAGCGTATCTGGATGTTTCTGAAATCACTGATCGCTATGCCTGGGACGTTGCCAAGGAAATCCGTCAACGCATCCGCGCCGAAACCGGATTGACGGCCTCAGCCGGAATTGCGGGCAACAAGTTACTCGCAAAAATTGCCAGTGACTGGCGCAAGCCTGATGGGCAGTTTGCAGTGCTTCCGGAGCAGGTGGACGCGTTCATGAAGACACTGCCAGTGGGAAAAATATGGGGGGTCGGCAAGCGCACGCGAGAGCGACTGGCCTCTCGCGGTATTGAAACATGCGGGCAGCTGCAGCAACTCAGTGAATTGGAAATGTTGCAGGAGTTCGGCAGTTTTGGAGAGTCCCTGTTCTGGCTCTGTCGGGGAGTAGACACTCGCGAAGTGGTGGTTGAACGGGAACGCAAATCGATGAGCACAGAAACGACCTTTGCGAACGACTTGCAGGAGATCGAACAGGCCGTATCGGAATTGCGACGCCTCAGTAATGAACTTGCGGTGGAATTTGAGCGTTCAAGACACCGTTCACGGCGCATCACGACAGGATTTGTAAAACTCAAATTCTCGGACTTCCAAACGACCACACGGGCTGGTGCATGCCATCAGATCGATCCCGCGCATTTCGAAACACTGCTCAGGCAGGCGTGGGATCGCGGAAATGGAAAAGTTCGCTTGCTTGGAGTGGGTGTTCGCTTTGCACCAGCTGTCTCCCCGCCTGATGATCAGATGGTGTTGGAACTCATGCCAGGTGATGCTTCGATGGAGTAG
- a CDS encoding thioredoxin-like domain-containing protein: MKFTLKSVITLASATTLLVAITSCSDDASVDEEVVASPSATTQSSDAPSPILAPIESSLVNAEAESISVSEVAEAPYVAFYYSAHWCPPCRLFTPKLVEFYKANGGGERFEIVFVSSDRSEADMYGYMKEEQMPWLAVNFSAIDSSNIKQHAGAYIPWLVVFDRDGNQVANTDYDNGVDPAKVLEQLGDMI; encoded by the coding sequence ATGAAATTCACACTCAAATCTGTCATTACACTCGCATCGGCGACCACCCTGCTCGTTGCAATTACTTCCTGCTCCGATGATGCATCAGTCGATGAGGAAGTTGTTGCCAGCCCATCGGCAACGACCCAATCTTCCGATGCTCCTTCGCCCATTCTTGCACCCATTGAAAGCTCACTCGTGAACGCTGAGGCGGAGAGCATCTCGGTATCTGAAGTTGCCGAAGCGCCTTATGTTGCATTCTATTATTCTGCGCACTGGTGTCCACCATGCCGACTTTTCACTCCCAAACTGGTGGAATTCTACAAGGCAAACGGTGGTGGAGAGCGTTTTGAAATTGTATTTGTCAGTTCGGATCGTTCGGAGGCTGACATGTATGGCTACATGAAGGAAGAGCAGATGCCCTGGCTCGCCGTCAATTTCAGCGCTATTGATTCGAGCAACATCAAGCAACATGCGGGTGCCTACATTCCCTGGCTCGTGGTGTTTGATCGAGATGGCAATCAGGTAGCGAACACAGATTATGACAATGGTGTTGATCCTGCCAAGGTACTGGAGCAACTCGGCGACATGATTTAA
- a CDS encoding TonB-dependent receptor — MILFASVLALQADDEATIATMDPLYIYGSRLNPLFEDFNDDFFDELRDQVSIFSSIQSLEGTHFFHPLGAAGNSELIVRGGEPNYTKVRIDGIEVNNSLDHRGGGFAFASLAGMPVQALQLQKGSLSSLEGSGALNGILAFELGSPSGESYVRGSIASTGWASGDAVTRLESGRFDSQVGVHSTRESGRFRDHEFESRGGFLRTRIDAGTGGTWVASLWSTSSEQIRLPEDSGGLRYSESDELETVETDTVGLSLRYRQQILENAQVSVTLGRYAIDTLSDSPGVAGGPRNPMGIPGNRFDDAFRRLQAEADLKWTANEHIDLVLGTAFHRETAESRSIVHLFPGFSLPSEYDVKRDSQSIFAELGLSWSEAHALQFSQRMEDLSGLDAEWSSGVRFLTRTRFLNSTLDLSFREAFKAPSLFALNNGLVGNPELDAERSHTWELGLSGILPGTEAGWRVSVFRQDYENLVDMSELSQRLENLDSLQISGLEASMWFNLHPKLRWSMDVAALDYDLDTPGEILRHRPKAQLTTRLHWYAHDDHELTLSLRWTGRRWDSSIPTGNRELSADTAVFVHWRWQIAASLYSSVELHNLLNKRQEVLIGYPNPETSAWVSLTWKWGT; from the coding sequence ATGATTCTGTTCGCCAGTGTGCTTGCGCTACAGGCTGATGATGAAGCAACCATTGCGACAATGGACCCTCTTTACATCTATGGGAGTCGCTTGAATCCGCTTTTTGAGGATTTTAATGACGATTTTTTTGATGAATTGAGGGATCAGGTCTCAATTTTCTCATCAATTCAATCTCTTGAAGGCACTCATTTTTTTCATCCTTTGGGAGCTGCGGGCAACAGTGAACTCATCGTTCGGGGAGGCGAACCCAACTACACCAAAGTGCGCATTGACGGAATTGAGGTGAACAACTCACTGGATCATCGCGGTGGGGGATTTGCATTTGCGAGCCTTGCAGGCATGCCTGTGCAAGCCCTTCAGTTGCAAAAAGGATCGCTTTCGTCGCTCGAAGGCTCCGGAGCACTCAACGGTATATTGGCATTTGAGCTGGGTTCGCCGAGCGGAGAAAGTTATGTCAGAGGGAGCATCGCCTCGACGGGTTGGGCTTCAGGGGACGCTGTCACCCGACTCGAGTCAGGGCGATTTGACTCGCAGGTCGGTGTGCACTCCACCCGCGAATCAGGGCGTTTTCGGGATCATGAGTTTGAAAGCAGAGGCGGTTTTTTGCGTACCCGTATCGATGCGGGCACGGGAGGAACCTGGGTTGCCAGCCTGTGGTCGACAAGTTCGGAACAGATTCGCTTGCCGGAGGACAGTGGCGGACTACGTTACAGTGAATCCGATGAATTGGAAACCGTCGAGACTGACACTGTTGGTCTGAGTCTTCGCTACAGGCAGCAGATTCTGGAGAATGCGCAAGTGTCAGTAACCCTGGGGCGGTATGCGATCGACACGCTTTCCGATTCACCAGGAGTTGCGGGTGGTCCGCGCAATCCGATGGGAATTCCCGGGAATCGTTTCGATGATGCCTTTCGACGATTGCAGGCCGAAGCGGATTTGAAGTGGACGGCAAATGAGCACATCGACCTGGTGCTCGGCACGGCGTTTCATCGGGAAACTGCGGAGAGTCGCAGCATTGTACACCTGTTTCCGGGATTTTCCCTTCCCTCCGAATATGATGTGAAGAGGGACAGCCAAAGTATTTTTGCAGAGCTGGGCTTGAGTTGGAGTGAGGCCCATGCCTTGCAGTTCTCACAGCGAATGGAAGATCTGTCGGGGTTGGACGCAGAGTGGAGCAGTGGCGTGCGTTTTCTCACCCGAACCCGCTTTCTGAACAGCACTCTCGATCTCAGCTTTCGGGAGGCGTTCAAGGCACCGAGCCTATTTGCCTTGAACAATGGACTGGTGGGGAACCCCGAACTGGATGCCGAGCGCAGCCACACTTGGGAACTTGGGCTTTCGGGTATCCTGCCCGGAACGGAAGCAGGCTGGAGGGTATCGGTGTTTCGTCAGGACTATGAAAATCTGGTCGATATGTCGGAACTGAGCCAACGTCTGGAAAACCTGGATTCCCTCCAGATCAGTGGACTGGAGGCAAGCATGTGGTTCAACCTGCATCCCAAGCTTCGCTGGTCGATGGATGTGGCTGCATTGGACTATGATCTGGATACCCCCGGTGAAATCCTTCGGCATCGACCCAAAGCCCAACTCACGACCCGCCTTCACTGGTATGCCCATGATGATCACGAACTCACGCTGTCCTTGCGCTGGACGGGGAGGAGGTGGGATTCCTCGATTCCAACGGGAAATCGGGAACTTTCCGCCGATACGGCAGTGTTTGTGCACTGGCGCTGGCAGATCGCCGCATCGCTCTACAGCAGTGTTGAGCTGCACAATCTGTTAAACAAGCGACAGGAGGTTCTCATCGGCTACCCAAATCCAGAGACAAGCGCGTGGGTTTCGCTGACTTGGAAATGGGGAACTTGA
- a CDS encoding putative 4-mercaptohistidine N1-methyltransferase: protein MSEFYEDADVLSEYLLFHYGDPETILPWSFGPSQSVDFPRRIAHQFQHLYPEIPASSSQPTRALDLGCAVGRSTFELTRWFDEVVGIDYSQAFIHAASRLKQEGSLQYRFRIQGSRFEPAQCTVPEGCDAAKTRFIRGDAMNLATFSLGEFDLILASNLICRLPDPSRFLQGLASSLRPGGMLILSTPYTYLESFTPPSLWLGGREDGPSAEEAVTDVLSLHFTQLEAFDLPMLIREHARKFQWTVCHASAWKKI from the coding sequence ATGAGTGAGTTCTATGAGGATGCGGATGTTCTCTCGGAATACTTGCTTTTCCATTATGGAGATCCCGAAACAATCCTGCCCTGGAGTTTTGGTCCTTCGCAAAGTGTCGATTTTCCAAGAAGAATCGCGCATCAGTTCCAACACCTCTATCCCGAAATTCCGGCAAGCAGCTCACAGCCGACACGCGCACTGGATCTGGGCTGCGCCGTCGGGCGAAGCACTTTCGAGCTGACGCGATGGTTCGACGAGGTGGTTGGCATCGACTACTCTCAGGCGTTCATCCATGCCGCCTCCCGACTCAAGCAAGAGGGTTCGCTTCAATACCGCTTCCGCATTCAGGGTTCAAGATTTGAACCGGCTCAGTGCACAGTGCCCGAGGGATGTGATGCCGCTAAAACCCGCTTCATTCGGGGAGACGCAATGAATCTGGCAACTTTTTCACTCGGAGAATTTGATCTGATTTTGGCAAGCAACCTGATCTGCCGTCTTCCGGATCCCTCGCGTTTCCTGCAAGGACTCGCCAGCTCGCTCCGCCCCGGTGGTATGCTGATCTTGTCCACACCATATACCTACCTCGAATCGTTTACTCCCCCATCCTTGTGGCTGGGCGGACGGGAGGATGGTCCATCTGCGGAAGAGGCTGTTACCGACGTGCTGAGCCTGCATTTCACACAACTGGAAGCATTTGACCTGCCCATGCTGATTCGCGAACATGCACGAAAATTCCAGTGGACCGTTTGCCATGCCAGCGCCTGGAAAAAAATCTGA
- a CDS encoding VTT domain-containing protein: MTSNLWTSFSSQLKRPQTLLVLAVLITMAASGIYAMRVTGISPSDLKTLSDQIIESIADYPLLAFLAVLFVAGLPLPLSPFLVLAGALYTHRYGLPTALLLCYSAMVLGMVWTYFVSAYPLHSLCQRVVALFSRKLPEIPEEHKSKVALIIRITPGIPFFVQNYFLGVSKVPFWKYLFIGMAVQALYTPGFVIGGGAIFEGKLGLALGAIALIIVMGITIHWLRSRMANKLKPVPESPDPSHSTPSL, translated from the coding sequence ATGACTTCGAATCTTTGGACTTCGTTCTCATCCCAGCTCAAACGTCCGCAGACACTGCTCGTATTGGCTGTGCTCATCACGATGGCTGCATCGGGAATTTATGCCATGCGGGTAACAGGGATCAGCCCTTCGGATCTCAAAACGCTGAGCGATCAAATCATTGAATCGATTGCAGATTATCCATTGCTCGCCTTTCTTGCAGTGCTGTTTGTGGCGGGACTTCCGCTGCCGCTGAGTCCCTTTCTCGTGCTTGCCGGTGCACTCTACACCCACCGATATGGCCTTCCCACTGCCCTGTTGCTGTGTTATTCGGCAATGGTTCTCGGTATGGTTTGGACCTATTTTGTATCGGCATACCCGCTGCACTCGCTTTGCCAGCGCGTAGTGGCACTGTTCTCGCGCAAGCTTCCGGAAATCCCCGAAGAACACAAATCCAAGGTCGCCCTGATCATTCGCATCACTCCGGGAATTCCGTTTTTTGTACAAAACTACTTTCTCGGGGTATCCAAAGTTCCATTCTGGAAATACCTCTTCATTGGCATGGCTGTGCAGGCGCTCTATACTCCGGGCTTTGTCATCGGTGGTGGAGCCATCTTCGAAGGCAAGCTGGGACTTGCCCTGGGTGCCATTGCCCTGATCATCGTCATGGGAATCACCATTCACTGGCTGCGATCCCGTATGGCCAACAAGTTGAAACCCGTGCCAGAGAGTCCCGATCCATCCCACTCCACCCCTAGCCTCTGA